In Borreliella spielmanii, the genomic window TACAAACTTTAAAAAAGAAAAAAGAGCCTATTTAATAGTAAAAAAGTTGGTATTAATTAATTTGGGAATAATAAATAAAGATAATAAATAGAATATGGAAATTATCAAAATCAGTTGCGAAAAACTACTTTAAGTGCCATAAATAATAAAATTGATGTAAATTTTATATAAAAAGAATATAAAGATTTTATAAATTTAATGATTATAAAAAATTTAAGGGATTTTTAGAAAGGCTTAATTTGAACAATAGACTGGTAAATATTCCAACAGTAGTAAAGTATAAACATATATTATGATGTCTATCATATCATTATCATTTATTATTGCATTCTTGCTAAGAAACCTGAACTTAAAATACGTTGAACCGAGATATTTAAATTAAAGATGAGAATATTTAATATTGACACTAATAGATTAATTTCTGGTAAATAAGAATAAAAATTAAAAAATAGTATAGAAATATACAAGATTTAATTAATGTTTATTAGTACAAAAAGATAAAGCAATACAAACTTAGTCCTAGTAATACAAAATGAGCACGCTCTTTTTTAGATAGGGTTTTTAGAAAAGCTTAAAAAATATTTTAAAATTTAAAAAAGTTCAAAAATATTAAGGGGTTTAAAAGAAATTGAAAGAACAATAAGATTTTTTTATGAGAATAAAAATACATTATTACGTTATATATTCCCTAATATAATTATACACTTATTATATGCCAATTAAGGAGAATATTTTTATGAAAAACAACATAATTTTATGTATGTGTGTTTTTTACTTTTAAACAGCTGTAGTGCCGATCATGATGCTGAAACAGCAATAAAAAAACATATCAATGAAACAAAAAATGCAAATATTAATGAAATCAAAAATTTAATAGAGATAAGTAAAATACCCTTAAATAAAAACGAAATGCCAACAATTGAACCAGAGAGTCAAAAAACTGTAGATATTCAGCGAAAGTGATGAAAAAGCTTTTACAATAGATGTAAGGGCCTTTAATTTTATAAATACTTTTTTAACGAATATTAAACTCGATAACTTTGTAACAATATTTCATAAACTAAACCTACAATCACCGGCTAAAGTGCTAAATAGCATAACAATTTTAGAACTTAACCTAGAACAGATAATTAATCACCTATCTTTGAAAAAAGATGTTTTAGATAAGACAAAAATTTCAGATTTAAAAATGATTAAAAATTCCCTTAAACAATTATTCTCTATAAGGAAAATTTTTTCAAAAAAAATAAAACAAATTTTATTAGATTATCAGAAAGATGAAAATTCTATAAAAACAGAAGATTCTAAACTAGAAACCTATTTGGGTGCAAAATTGAATCAATTTAATGAGAAAAGAAAAGGGGTTAATAATCTGAAAACAGCCATATTATTAATACCCATTCCCGACATTACAAATTAAAATTTATTTAAAAAGTTTATTATTTTTATAGTTAACACTGATAAATTTTTGTGATAATTGTGGTGGTAAAGCTGTTTTATAAGGTAAAATCTAGAATAGACCGATAAATACTAATGGCATTTGGATTTGCACATTAAAACAAAATTAAATCCCCATATATAGGAAAGATATTTAATACAAATAAATAAAAAAATCAAACATAACACTGATTACTACTTGAATTAAAAGTATTTATAATTCAATTCCATAAACAATAGAAGAATAATTTATGATTGATATTAATTAAAAATTAATAAACACTTAACCCTTTAAAAGCAAAAATACAAAAACAAATATTTTAATATTAAAATTAACTAAAACGCGATTTCCTTAAAATAAGAAACTTTACTGATAATTTTAGAAAGGTTAAACCGGTATTAAAGGGCGAGTTATTTATTTTTATATATAAAAATCAAAGATTATAAAAATAGCTTCTTGTTTTATCTTATAATAGCTTTTTGGGCTCTTTTTTAAGAGCAGGCATCTACTACTAAAGCATAATCTACAAGCTTTATTTATGGAGATTCCTGCCTTGGTTTTTATTTCTTTATGATAATAAGCCTTAAAATTTAACCCTACTACATTTAATATCTCTATCATGCAAAGTGCTACAACTACTGCAAATCCATCTAGCATCCCTTAATTTTAGAGGTATATTTTTAATACCATAATTGTTACATAGTTTACTTGATAGGAAATATCTACTTTATGCAAATAGGATCCACTCCGCCTTGATTTACATGATAATCGGCTTACACATTCATGCCATCCTAAATCATTAATGCTTTTCCCAAACATTCCTTTTTTTTCATACCTTCAGTTGATGAGTTTTCCATTATTATGTTTTTATAATTAACTACAAAGTAGTAGATAATTTATGTAAAAGGTCTTTTCTTTAATTTGAAACTTTATCATGTAAATTGACAATTCTTAATCTAGATTTAGCTTTATTGATAGCCACTTCTTGTTTTTTTGATAGTTTTCTTTGGTATTTCCCAAGTTTATTTTTATTTTTAAATAAAAATTTAAGATGATTGGTTCTCTCAATTCCACCACTTACTAAAAGCAAACCATACTAATATCAATACCAACTAACTTCTTTTTTATTCTCTTTAATTTTATTGTTATTTTCAATATCTACGCACTCAACTACTACTAAAATATAATTTATTATTAGTATCTTTTTCTACTACATTTCTAATAATTCCTTAATTCTTGATACTCCAGTAGACATAACTTTACAAATTCTATTTTAGGGAGCTTTATATAGTCATTTTCTATTCTTGTTTATT contains:
- a CDS encoding CRASP family complement regulator-acquiring lipoprotein, with the translated sequence MKLDNFVTIFHKLNLQSPAKVLNSITILELNLEQIINHLSLKKDVLDKTKISDLKMIKNSLKQLFSIRKIFSKKIKQILLDYQKDENSIKTEDSKLETYLGAKLNQFNEKRKGVNNLKTAILLIPIPDITN